From a single Planctellipticum variicoloris genomic region:
- a CDS encoding small multi-drug export protein: MQPIPVDSVAEAAGASPTRAEDADHARKQQLLDAFHQFEKSFKQRFPVVWWGTLIGPWLVTFFVAVAIYLLAGARFFWQMLTASAVAFFFAGRFAIPLDAVANLKGLDLLEPWHMFWMVTYQDVMVALFMAFHVGFLFKLPKIGPKIAELTVDGEMILSLQPWMRKATFFGLIAFIAFPLAATGSVGGAIFGRLLGLSRWATFWGSVIGAVIGNGAMLYLSKVMLALFPENSLLVKLGGPAIIVVIIVMLERRYRAMKRQFLEVRELHAEEHAAAQRNAD, translated from the coding sequence ATGCAGCCCATTCCGGTTGATTCTGTTGCGGAAGCCGCAGGAGCGTCGCCGACGCGTGCCGAAGACGCCGATCACGCGCGGAAACAGCAACTGCTGGATGCGTTCCATCAGTTCGAGAAGAGCTTCAAGCAGCGCTTTCCAGTCGTGTGGTGGGGGACCCTGATCGGTCCGTGGCTGGTGACGTTTTTCGTGGCAGTCGCGATTTACCTGCTCGCCGGAGCGAGGTTCTTCTGGCAGATGCTGACGGCGTCGGCCGTTGCCTTCTTTTTTGCGGGCCGCTTCGCGATCCCGCTGGACGCCGTGGCCAATCTGAAGGGGCTCGATCTGCTGGAGCCCTGGCACATGTTCTGGATGGTCACCTACCAGGACGTGATGGTCGCGCTGTTCATGGCCTTCCACGTCGGCTTTCTGTTCAAGCTGCCGAAGATCGGCCCGAAGATCGCGGAACTGACCGTCGACGGAGAGATGATTCTGTCGCTGCAGCCGTGGATGCGCAAAGCGACGTTCTTCGGTCTGATCGCCTTCATCGCGTTTCCCCTGGCGGCGACCGGCAGCGTCGGCGGTGCGATTTTCGGCCGGCTGCTGGGACTGAGCCGCTGGGCCACCTTCTGGGGCAGCGTCATCGGGGCCGTCATCGGCAACGGAGCCATGTTGTACCTGTCGAAAGTCATGCTGGCGCTGTTTCCCGAAAACTCGCTGCTGGTCAAGCTCGGCGGCCCCGCGATCATCGTGGTCATCATTGTCATGCTGGAGCGACGGTATCGGGCGATGAAGCGGCAGTTCCTCGAAGTCCGCGAATTGCACGCGGAAGAGCACGCCGCCGCTCAGCGAAATGCGGACTGA
- a CDS encoding PQQ-binding-like beta-propeller repeat protein, which produces MQDLVCRAGVTGRAGLVWTVLLVLTGCGVSAAGKGPSDASDGDDAEKQAVAQAPSQVAAARSAADKRAGEDWPKFLGPQETGVSRETGLLKTWPVEGPPLVWSRKIGTGYAAPSVLGNRLVVHHRPRELEIVECLDAATGETFWKHEYPSDFEDPYGYNNGSRCAPLLTETRCYTFGPQGMLICLELETGKVVWEHDTASRWKIPTNFFGAGCTPILEGNLLIVLVGGQPDSGVVAFDAESGKVVWESVGKKTWDGVEMWNTGRKLKWSDSEKLVSYSSPIVATIHGERHLLCLVRQGLVSLDPKSGEVRFKYWFRSRLNDSVNAARPVVVDDQIFLTAAYDTGAALLKVHADSAGYDVVWSNAAGMSCHWSTPIYKDGHVYGFSGRHEQEAMFQCVELQTGKLVWETNGWTRPQDDLDQDPNSGRIIDAKTKKVIPWPFFGRGSKILVGDRFIVLGERGTLALVNASSDKFEELARLSAPKLKYPCWAAPVLSRGRLFLRAEDNLICLDLKAQ; this is translated from the coding sequence ATGCAAGATCTGGTCTGTCGGGCAGGAGTGACGGGACGCGCGGGGCTGGTCTGGACCGTCCTGCTCGTGCTGACAGGTTGCGGCGTGTCGGCCGCCGGCAAGGGGCCGTCGGACGCCTCAGACGGGGACGACGCCGAAAAGCAGGCGGTCGCTCAAGCACCGTCGCAGGTGGCGGCGGCCCGATCGGCAGCGGACAAGCGTGCCGGCGAAGACTGGCCGAAGTTTCTCGGCCCGCAGGAGACCGGGGTCTCCCGAGAAACCGGCCTGCTGAAGACCTGGCCGGTCGAGGGACCGCCGCTCGTCTGGAGCCGGAAGATCGGCACCGGCTACGCGGCGCCCTCCGTGCTCGGCAACCGGTTGGTCGTGCATCATCGGCCGCGCGAACTGGAGATCGTCGAGTGCCTCGACGCCGCCACGGGGGAAACCTTCTGGAAGCACGAGTATCCGTCGGACTTTGAAGATCCTTACGGCTACAACAACGGCTCGCGCTGCGCGCCGCTCCTGACGGAGACCCGCTGCTACACGTTTGGTCCGCAGGGGATGCTGATTTGTCTGGAACTGGAAACCGGCAAGGTCGTCTGGGAACACGACACCGCCAGCCGATGGAAGATTCCGACGAACTTCTTCGGCGCCGGCTGCACGCCGATCCTGGAAGGAAATCTGCTGATCGTCCTGGTCGGCGGGCAGCCCGATTCGGGCGTGGTCGCGTTCGATGCGGAGTCGGGCAAGGTCGTCTGGGAGTCGGTCGGCAAGAAGACCTGGGACGGCGTCGAAATGTGGAATACGGGTCGCAAGCTCAAGTGGTCCGATTCGGAGAAGCTGGTCAGCTATTCGTCGCCGATCGTCGCCACGATCCACGGCGAGCGACATCTGCTCTGCCTGGTGCGACAGGGGCTGGTGTCGCTCGATCCGAAAAGCGGCGAAGTTCGATTCAAATACTGGTTCCGGTCGAGGCTGAACGACTCCGTCAATGCGGCCCGCCCGGTCGTGGTCGACGATCAGATCTTTCTGACTGCGGCCTACGATACCGGCGCGGCGCTGCTCAAGGTCCATGCCGACAGCGCCGGCTACGACGTCGTCTGGAGCAACGCGGCCGGGATGTCCTGCCACTGGTCGACCCCGATCTACAAGGACGGCCACGTCTACGGTTTCAGCGGCCGGCACGAGCAGGAGGCGATGTTCCAGTGCGTGGAGCTCCAGACGGGCAAGCTTGTGTGGGAAACGAACGGCTGGACCCGTCCGCAGGACGATCTCGATCAGGATCCGAATTCGGGCAGGATCATTGATGCGAAGACCAAGAAGGTGATTCCCTGGCCGTTCTTCGGACGCGGGTCGAAGATCCTGGTCGGCGACCGGTTCATCGTTCTGGGAGAGCGCGGCACTCTGGCGCTGGTCAATGCGTCGTCGGACAAGTTCGAAGAGCTGGCCCGGCTCTCCGCTCCGAAGCTCAAATACCCTTGCTGGGCGGCCCCGGTCCTGTCGCGCGGCCGGCTGTTTCTGCGGGCTGAGGACAACCTGATCTGCCTGGATCTCAAGGCGCAGTAG
- a CDS encoding carbohydrate kinase family protein: MESPQVIGLGELLWDCFPDRRLPGGAPANVAFHAQQLGLAAAVVTRVGDDLLGRELLDFLQRQGLSTELVQRDPFHGTGTVTIELSEAGSASYEFLKDSAWDFLEVTPALASAFQQAWAVCFGTLGQRCETSRRTIQQCLTLAAPDCLVVYDINLRPPFYERSWIEQSLGHAKVVKLNDEEVAVLGPLLGAGPLSPAQFGRWILDRYPAELVCITRGGAGCLVISRSESCDVPGEKVQVVDTVGAGDAFTAALIWSRLEGWELARSARFANRVGALVASRAGAMPELAEELRGLKEAL; encoded by the coding sequence ATGGAATCCCCGCAAGTCATCGGGCTCGGAGAGCTGCTCTGGGACTGCTTTCCGGATCGACGGCTGCCGGGAGGCGCTCCCGCCAACGTCGCGTTTCACGCTCAGCAGCTCGGGCTGGCCGCAGCGGTCGTCACCCGCGTCGGCGACGACCTGCTGGGCCGGGAATTGCTTGACTTTCTGCAGCGGCAGGGCCTGTCGACGGAGCTCGTTCAGAGAGATCCGTTTCACGGGACCGGGACGGTGACCATCGAGCTTTCGGAAGCGGGTTCTGCCAGCTACGAGTTTCTGAAAGACTCCGCCTGGGACTTTCTGGAAGTCACTCCAGCCCTCGCCTCGGCGTTCCAGCAGGCCTGGGCCGTCTGTTTCGGGACGCTCGGCCAGCGCTGCGAGACATCCCGGCGGACGATTCAGCAGTGCCTGACGCTGGCCGCGCCGGATTGCCTGGTGGTCTACGACATCAATCTCCGGCCGCCGTTCTACGAACGAAGCTGGATCGAACAGTCGCTCGGCCACGCGAAAGTCGTGAAGCTGAACGACGAAGAAGTCGCCGTCCTCGGCCCGCTGCTGGGAGCCGGCCCGCTGTCACCCGCCCAGTTCGGCCGCTGGATTCTCGACCGCTACCCGGCGGAGCTGGTCTGCATTACCCGCGGCGGCGCAGGCTGCCTGGTGATCTCGCGCAGCGAGAGCTGCGACGTGCCCGGCGAGAAAGTCCAGGTGGTCGACACGGTCGGAGCCGGGGACGCCTTCACCGCCGCCCTGATCTGGAGCCGGCTGGAAGGGTGGGAGCTGGCCCGCTCGGCGCGCTTTGCGAATCGCGTGGGAGCGCTGGTCGCGAGCCGGGCGGGGGCGATGCCGGAGTTGGCGGAGGAGTTGCGGGGGTTGAAGGAGGCTCTCTGA
- a CDS encoding complex I subunit 4 family protein, whose translation MTSLVLTMIALPAVAAITMLLLDPKAPPSRARWTALLATVATFLVSWGVAAQFYQLPAKVVDGRAPVSPRFEHRFTWLSLDAPKLEVTTTSEGVTDEIVAVDPGLRIEFYLGLDGISLAMIVLTTILTISSVLVSWTSVQTRAAEFYACLLILESGLLGVFCSFDLVMFYVFFEFTLLPLFFLVGIWGGPLRRYAAAKFFVYTLAGGLITLLGLVALAISVHNATGLSTPFSIPDLAKALVEKPLSPELQTALFLAIAAGFLVKVPVFPFHTWLPLAHVEAPTAGSVMLAGVLLKLGTYGFLRLVLPMLPYACQHTGVPLIATLSVIGIIYGSFCALTQNDIKKLVAYSSVAHLGFCMLGIFALNEEGIAGGVLQMINHGLSTGALFCLVGFFYERYHTRLVSDLGGLANRLPLLAVSMLFISFASIGLPGLNGFVGEFLSLLGMFKREAFMAALGTMGVVLGAWYLLGMLQSAFFGPLKEPHLHGHDDELTQITDLNIREVATIAPLAALCLWIGLFPQPLLDLIGPDVDALSQQYTVSQMAYPQGEAEEGAAGAMMGVPMGMPAGEGRP comes from the coding sequence ATGACCAGCCTGGTGTTAACGATGATCGCTCTGCCCGCCGTGGCGGCGATCACGATGTTGCTGCTGGATCCGAAAGCGCCGCCGTCCCGCGCGCGGTGGACGGCGCTGCTGGCCACGGTGGCCACGTTCCTGGTGTCGTGGGGCGTGGCCGCGCAGTTCTATCAGTTGCCGGCCAAGGTCGTCGACGGCCGGGCGCCGGTCAGCCCCCGCTTCGAACACCGCTTCACCTGGCTGTCGCTCGATGCCCCGAAGCTCGAGGTCACAACGACATCCGAGGGAGTGACGGACGAAATTGTCGCCGTCGACCCGGGGCTGCGAATCGAGTTCTACCTGGGACTGGACGGCATCAGCCTCGCGATGATCGTGCTGACGACGATCTTGACGATTTCCAGCGTGCTGGTTTCGTGGACTTCCGTCCAGACGCGTGCCGCCGAGTTTTACGCCTGCCTGCTGATTCTGGAATCGGGGCTGCTGGGAGTCTTCTGTTCCTTCGACCTGGTGATGTTCTACGTCTTCTTCGAGTTCACCCTGCTGCCGCTCTTCTTCCTGGTCGGCATCTGGGGTGGGCCGTTGCGTCGCTACGCCGCTGCGAAGTTCTTCGTGTATACGTTGGCCGGGGGATTGATCACGCTGCTGGGACTGGTGGCGCTGGCAATTTCGGTGCACAACGCGACCGGGTTGTCGACGCCGTTCTCGATCCCCGATCTCGCCAAGGCGCTGGTGGAAAAGCCATTGTCGCCGGAGCTGCAGACCGCGTTGTTCCTGGCGATTGCCGCGGGCTTTCTGGTCAAGGTGCCGGTCTTTCCGTTCCATACCTGGTTGCCCCTGGCGCACGTGGAGGCCCCGACCGCCGGTTCGGTGATGCTGGCCGGCGTGCTGCTGAAACTCGGGACCTACGGCTTTCTTCGCCTGGTTCTGCCCATGCTTCCGTATGCATGTCAGCACACCGGCGTGCCGCTGATCGCGACTCTGTCGGTGATCGGGATCATCTACGGTTCCTTCTGCGCCCTGACTCAGAACGACATCAAGAAGCTGGTGGCCTACAGTTCCGTCGCTCACCTCGGCTTCTGCATGCTCGGGATCTTCGCTCTGAACGAGGAGGGGATCGCCGGGGGCGTGCTGCAGATGATCAACCACGGGCTGTCGACCGGGGCGCTCTTCTGCCTGGTCGGCTTCTTCTACGAGCGCTATCACACGCGGCTGGTGAGCGACCTTGGGGGGCTGGCCAATCGGCTGCCGCTGCTCGCCGTCTCAATGCTGTTCATTTCGTTTGCGAGCATCGGGCTCCCCGGACTTAACGGTTTCGTCGGCGAGTTTCTGTCGCTGCTCGGCATGTTCAAGCGGGAAGCGTTCATGGCCGCCCTCGGGACGATGGGCGTGGTGCTGGGAGCGTGGTACCTGCTCGGTATGCTCCAGTCGGCGTTCTTCGGGCCGCTCAAAGAGCCGCACCTGCACGGTCACGACGACGAGCTGACGCAGATCACCGATCTGAATATTCGCGAGGTGGCGACGATCGCTCCGCTAGCGGCCTTGTGTCTGTGGATCGGTCTGTTTCCCCAGCCGCTGCTGGACCTGATCGGTCCGGACGTGGATGCGCTGTCCCAGCAGTATACGGTCTCGCAAATGGCTTACCCGCAGGGTGAAGCCGAAGAGGGGGCCGCCGGGGCGATGATGGGAGTGCCAATGGGAATGCCTGCCGGGGAGGGTCGTCCGTGA
- a CDS encoding PQQ-dependent sugar dehydrogenase, with amino-acid sequence MIRHLMLSVVLLGSVAPVRAADPVENDYYKLTALPTPEGTVLEIGAIKPLPNGQVAVSTRRGEIWLVDNVYAENPAEVKWTRFAHGLHEVLGLAWRDGWLYATQRGDVSRLKDSNGDGQADLFEIVNDEWDINGDYHEYAFGSKFDRDGNIWVTLCLTGSFTSENKYRGWALRITPDGKCIPTCSGLRSPGGMGMNAVGDMFYTDNQGPWNGTCSLKFLRPGSFQGNPSGNKWYDLPEAKAAMGEKPKEPDSGSRFMTEAAKIPEYEPPVILFPYKKMGQSASGIACDTTGGKFGVFQNQMFVGDQTNSTVMRCFLEKVDGHYQGACIPFREGFGSGTLPLEFSPEGAMFVGGTNRGWGSRGSKPFAFERLNWTGKTPFEIHEMRAKPDGFELTFTEPVDPAAAGDVSSYKMITYAYIYQASYGSPEVDFTDPKITAAKVAADGLSVRLTIDGMQAGHIHELTLGGVKSAGGLPLLHKEAYYTLNRIPKE; translated from the coding sequence ATGATTCGTCATCTGATGTTGAGCGTCGTGCTGCTGGGAAGCGTGGCTCCGGTCCGGGCCGCCGATCCGGTCGAAAACGACTACTACAAGCTGACCGCGCTGCCGACTCCCGAGGGGACGGTCCTTGAAATCGGCGCGATCAAGCCGCTGCCCAACGGGCAGGTGGCCGTCTCCACCCGGCGGGGGGAGATCTGGCTGGTCGACAACGTCTATGCCGAGAACCCGGCTGAGGTGAAGTGGACCCGCTTCGCGCACGGACTGCACGAGGTGCTGGGACTCGCCTGGCGCGACGGCTGGTTATATGCCACGCAGCGGGGCGACGTCAGCCGGCTCAAGGACAGCAACGGCGACGGCCAGGCTGATCTGTTCGAGATCGTCAACGACGAGTGGGACATCAACGGCGATTACCACGAGTACGCGTTCGGATCGAAGTTCGATCGCGACGGGAACATCTGGGTCACGTTGTGTCTGACGGGGTCGTTCACCAGCGAGAACAAGTATCGCGGCTGGGCGCTGCGGATCACGCCGGACGGCAAGTGCATCCCGACCTGCAGCGGGCTCCGTTCGCCGGGCGGGATGGGAATGAACGCGGTCGGGGACATGTTCTACACCGACAACCAGGGGCCGTGGAACGGGACGTGTTCCCTCAAGTTTCTGCGTCCCGGCTCGTTCCAGGGGAATCCGTCCGGCAACAAGTGGTACGACCTGCCCGAGGCGAAAGCGGCGATGGGGGAGAAGCCGAAGGAACCCGATTCGGGGAGCCGGTTCATGACCGAGGCGGCGAAGATCCCCGAGTACGAGCCGCCGGTGATTCTGTTCCCGTACAAGAAGATGGGGCAGTCGGCGAGCGGGATCGCCTGCGACACGACCGGCGGCAAGTTCGGCGTATTCCAGAACCAGATGTTCGTCGGCGATCAGACCAACAGCACGGTCATGCGGTGCTTCCTGGAAAAGGTCGACGGGCACTATCAGGGGGCCTGCATCCCGTTCCGCGAAGGCTTCGGCTCCGGGACGCTTCCGCTGGAGTTTTCGCCCGAGGGGGCGATGTTCGTCGGAGGGACCAACCGGGGCTGGGGCTCGCGGGGGAGCAAGCCGTTCGCCTTCGAACGGCTCAACTGGACCGGGAAGACGCCGTTCGAAATCCACGAGATGCGCGCCAAACCCGACGGCTTCGAACTGACGTTTACCGAGCCGGTCGATCCGGCAGCAGCGGGAGACGTCTCATCGTACAAGATGATCACGTACGCCTATATCTACCAGGCGTCGTACGGCAGCCCGGAGGTCGATTTCACCGACCCGAAAATCACCGCGGCCAAAGTGGCTGCTGATGGCCTGAGCGTTCGCTTGACCATCGACGGTATGCAGGCGGGGCATATTCACGAACTGACGCTGGGGGGCGTGAAGTCCGCCGGCGGGCTGCCGCTGCTGCACAAAGAAGCGTACTACACGCTGAACCGAATCCCGAAGGAGTAG
- a CDS encoding NADH-quinone oxidoreductase subunit N: MSEAIQQLNLAAKLVLPDIVLLATVCVMFFAAPFLVSDRGEAQPGLRHRWGWLSLIGLLFAGWLWWTSTPVEVGTGPFRLDPLAWYIRGLSLCSGLILVLVNWNQADDSRSAESQACLLAIIAGVNLVAAANDLVMLFLALELISIPTYLYLLLPKKDAAGQEATLKYFLLSLFSSAVLLFGLSYLYGVTGTTNLEAIYAALAAGKTGPMPALLAVVAVMAVAGLGFRLTAVPFHFYAPDVFQGAPLSGAAMLSYVPKIAGFVALLRLALSPAGAAVANEWTLSGVASPMLWWIAVLTMFVGNLLALLQNDIRRLLAFSSVSHAGYMLIGLIVGESTTSHVDGIEALLFYLAVYGAMTVGVFAALGALSTSDRKIETLDDLAGLSRTNAGIALMLAVFFFSLTGLPPTAGFLAKLNLFYAAWSQGTESAHWLAIWLAVNAAIGAWYYLKVIGVMYLRDPVHTEHAPSPTPAVIAVGLCCAATLALFFAPNWLWLALQNV, from the coding sequence GTGAGCGAAGCAATCCAGCAACTGAATCTTGCCGCGAAGCTGGTGCTGCCGGACATCGTCCTGCTGGCGACGGTCTGCGTGATGTTCTTCGCCGCTCCGTTCCTCGTGAGCGACCGGGGCGAAGCGCAGCCGGGTCTCCGCCATCGGTGGGGCTGGTTGTCGCTGATCGGTCTGCTGTTCGCCGGCTGGCTGTGGTGGACGAGCACCCCCGTCGAAGTGGGGACTGGTCCCTTCCGTCTCGATCCGCTGGCCTGGTACATCCGGGGGCTGTCATTGTGCTCCGGGTTGATTCTGGTGCTGGTCAACTGGAATCAGGCGGATGATTCGCGGTCGGCGGAGAGCCAGGCGTGCCTGCTGGCGATCATCGCGGGGGTCAACCTCGTGGCGGCGGCCAACGACCTGGTGATGCTCTTCCTGGCGCTGGAGCTGATCAGCATCCCGACGTACCTCTACCTGCTGCTGCCGAAGAAAGACGCCGCGGGACAGGAGGCGACGCTCAAGTACTTCCTGCTCAGCCTGTTTTCCTCGGCGGTTCTGCTGTTCGGGCTGAGCTATCTGTATGGAGTGACCGGCACCACGAATCTGGAAGCAATTTATGCGGCGCTGGCCGCGGGTAAGACGGGGCCGATGCCGGCGCTGCTGGCCGTTGTCGCCGTCATGGCGGTCGCGGGACTGGGCTTCCGGCTGACGGCGGTGCCGTTCCACTTCTATGCGCCGGACGTATTTCAGGGGGCGCCGCTGTCGGGGGCGGCGATGCTGAGCTACGTTCCGAAGATCGCGGGCTTCGTCGCGCTGCTGCGACTGGCGCTGTCGCCGGCCGGTGCGGCCGTTGCCAACGAATGGACGCTGAGCGGCGTCGCCAGCCCGATGCTGTGGTGGATCGCAGTCCTGACGATGTTTGTCGGGAATCTGCTGGCGCTGCTGCAGAACGACATTCGACGCCTGCTGGCGTTTTCGAGCGTGTCGCATGCGGGTTACATGCTGATCGGGCTGATCGTCGGGGAATCGACGACGTCGCATGTCGACGGCATCGAGGCGCTGTTGTTTTATCTGGCCGTTTACGGCGCGATGACGGTGGGCGTCTTTGCGGCGCTGGGGGCGCTGAGCACCAGCGACCGGAAGATCGAGACGCTGGACGACCTGGCCGGCTTGAGCCGGACGAATGCCGGCATCGCCCTGATGCTGGCGGTCTTTTTCTTCAGCCTGACGGGGCTGCCGCCGACGGCGGGATTCCTGGCCAAGCTGAACCTGTTCTATGCGGCATGGTCGCAGGGGACGGAGTCCGCGCACTGGCTGGCGATCTGGCTGGCGGTGAACGCGGCGATCGGCGCCTGGTACTACCTGAAAGTGATCGGGGTGATGTACCTGCGGGATCCGGTTCATACGGAGCATGCTCCGAGCCCGACTCCCGCGGTGATCGCGGTGGGGCTGTGCTGTGCGGCGACGCTGGCGCTGTTCTTTGCTCCGAACTGGCTGTGGCTGGCGCTGCAGAACGTGTAG
- a CDS encoding lysylphosphatidylglycerol synthase transmembrane domain-containing protein, whose protein sequence is MEEPALHRPRRPGWWKPVLKWTIFAVVLAFIGQRAVVMWREAPPTDVKLHYGWLLLAGLLYLVAWLPSVWFWKVMLEGLGHPVPWRDAIRAYYIGHLGKYVPGKAMVLVLRASLLRPAGCPPGLAALTATYETLVMMAAGAMIAVALAPFAAGDSFWSKSPAWLHFVRDWGWVSSLAVILLTVATTPFSSALFTRIGRAMSARSQTDFAPGIPTRMVVCGLAVISLGWLVQGASLGCVIQGVSAEPVALSDFPLWLLATSLATFGGFVILVAPGGLGVREFLLAEVLLSQPGMHAGTALLVAGLARLVGFVAELVVAAGLYWFRTSNDAGGVSKGSE, encoded by the coding sequence ATGGAAGAGCCCGCGTTGCATCGCCCCCGGCGGCCCGGCTGGTGGAAGCCAGTCCTGAAATGGACGATCTTCGCGGTCGTCCTGGCGTTCATCGGCCAGCGGGCGGTCGTGATGTGGCGCGAAGCGCCGCCGACCGACGTCAAGCTGCACTACGGCTGGCTGCTCCTGGCGGGTCTGCTGTATCTGGTGGCGTGGCTTCCTTCTGTCTGGTTCTGGAAGGTGATGCTGGAGGGACTCGGGCACCCGGTCCCGTGGCGGGACGCCATCCGGGCCTATTACATCGGGCACCTCGGGAAGTACGTCCCCGGCAAAGCGATGGTGCTGGTGCTGCGGGCCTCGCTGCTGAGACCGGCCGGCTGCCCGCCGGGACTGGCGGCGCTGACCGCTACTTACGAGACGCTGGTGATGATGGCTGCCGGGGCGATGATCGCCGTCGCCCTGGCGCCGTTCGCCGCGGGAGATTCCTTCTGGTCGAAGTCGCCGGCCTGGCTGCACTTCGTACGGGACTGGGGCTGGGTGAGCAGCCTGGCGGTGATCCTGCTGACGGTCGCGACGACGCCGTTCAGCTCGGCCCTGTTTACCCGCATCGGTCGCGCGATGAGCGCCCGTTCGCAGACGGACTTCGCTCCCGGGATTCCAACCAGGATGGTGGTCTGCGGGCTGGCCGTCATTTCGCTCGGCTGGCTGGTGCAGGGCGCCAGCCTGGGGTGCGTGATTCAGGGAGTCTCCGCCGAGCCGGTGGCGCTGTCGGACTTCCCTCTCTGGCTGCTGGCGACGTCGCTGGCGACGTTCGGCGGGTTCGTGATCCTCGTCGCGCCGGGGGGACTGGGAGTTCGCGAGTTCCTGCTGGCGGAAGTGCTCCTCAGCCAGCCGGGAATGCACGCGGGAACGGCGCTGCTGGTCGCGGGTCTGGCCCGGCTGGTGGGGTTTGTGGCGGAGCTGGTGGTGGCTGCGGGGCTTTATTGGTTCAGAACGTCGAATGACGCAGGCGGAGTATCGAAAGGAAGCGAGTAG